The following proteins are co-located in the Coffea eugenioides isolate CCC68of unplaced genomic scaffold, Ceug_1.0 ScVebR1_25;HRSCAF=112, whole genome shotgun sequence genome:
- the LOC113756998 gene encoding cytochrome P450 71A8-like has translation MFAAGTDTTHTVMEWVMVELLRDPKVMEKLQNEVRAVGQGKSEITEDDFDKMRCLKLVIKETLRLHFPVPFLVPRDIKVMGYGIPIRTRVIVNAWAAIGRDPLLWEKPEEFQPERFLNVGIDFRGLS, from the coding sequence ATGTTTGCAGCTGGAACGGATACCACTCATACAGTCATGGAATGGGTGATGGTAGAGCTTCTAAGAGACCCCAAGGTCATGGAGAAATTGCAAAATGAGGTCAGAGCTGTAGGCCAAGGAAAATCAGAGATAACTGAGGATGATTTTGACAAAATGCGGTGTTTAAAGCTAGTAATTAAGGAAACTCTGCGGCTTCATTTCCCAGTTCCATTTCTAGTTCCTCGAGACATCAAAGTAATGGGGTATGGTATACCGATTCGAACACGAGTAATCGTCAACGCATGGGCGGCAATTGGAAGAGACCCTTTGCTTTGGGAGAAGCCCGAGGAATTTCAGCCAGAGAGATTTCTGAATGTTGGTATAGATTTTCGAGGTTTGAGTTGA